One stretch of Comamonas testosteroni DNA includes these proteins:
- the ftsA gene encoding cell division protein FtsA: protein MAREYKDVIVGLDIGTAKVMAVVAEVMSNGELKLAGLGVAPSNGLKRGVVVNIDATVQSIQQALKEAELMADCKIQRVCTGITGSHIRGLNSSGMVAIKDKEVSSTDMARVMETAKAINISSDQRLLLVEAQEFVIDGHEVREPIGMSGIRLEAKIHIVTGAQSAAENIIKCVRRCGLEVEQLLLNPLASAQAVLTDDERELGVAVVDIGAGATDVAIFTGGAIRHTAVIPIAGDLITSDIAMALRTPTKDAEDIKVESGYAKQLLADPDAQVEVPGLGDRSPRMISKQALAGVIEPRVEEIFSLVQQVIRESGYEEVLSSGIVLTGGSAVMPGMIELGEDIFLKPVRRGLPKYSGALADMVAQPRAATVMGLLDEARLARLRGYKVAQKSGSMKTAFGRFKDFIVGNF from the coding sequence ATGGCAAGAGAATACAAGGATGTGATTGTTGGGCTGGATATCGGCACGGCCAAGGTCATGGCGGTGGTGGCCGAGGTCATGTCCAATGGCGAGCTCAAGCTGGCAGGGCTGGGCGTAGCTCCCAGCAACGGCTTGAAGCGCGGCGTGGTCGTGAACATCGATGCGACCGTGCAAAGCATCCAGCAGGCGCTCAAAGAGGCCGAGCTGATGGCGGATTGCAAGATTCAGCGCGTGTGCACCGGCATTACGGGCAGCCATATCCGCGGTCTGAATTCCAGCGGCATGGTGGCCATCAAGGACAAGGAAGTCTCGTCCACCGATATGGCCCGCGTGATGGAAACCGCCAAGGCCATCAATATCTCGTCCGACCAGCGCCTGCTGCTGGTCGAGGCGCAGGAGTTCGTCATTGACGGCCACGAGGTGCGCGAGCCCATCGGCATGAGCGGCATTCGCCTTGAAGCGAAGATCCATATCGTGACCGGCGCCCAGAGCGCGGCCGAGAACATCATCAAATGCGTGCGCCGCTGCGGCCTGGAAGTCGAGCAACTGCTGCTCAACCCGCTGGCGTCGGCCCAGGCCGTACTGACCGACGACGAGCGCGAGCTGGGCGTGGCCGTGGTGGATATCGGTGCGGGCGCAACCGATGTTGCCATCTTCACCGGCGGTGCGATTCGCCACACGGCCGTGATCCCGATTGCCGGTGACCTGATCACCAGCGACATCGCCATGGCCCTGCGCACTCCTACCAAGGATGCCGAGGACATCAAGGTCGAGAGCGGCTACGCCAAGCAATTGCTGGCAGATCCCGACGCCCAGGTCGAAGTGCCGGGCCTGGGCGACCGCAGCCCGCGCATGATCAGCAAGCAGGCCCTGGCCGGTGTGATCGAGCCCCGCGTGGAAGAGATCTTCTCGCTGGTGCAGCAGGTCATCCGCGAATCGGGCTACGAAGAAGTACTGTCCTCGGGCATCGTGCTCACTGGCGGCAGCGCCGTCATGCCTGGAATGATCGAGCTGGGCGAAGACATCTTCCTCAAGCCCGTGCGTCGCGGGCTTCCCAAATATTCCGGTGCGCTGGCCGACATGGTCGCCCAGCCCCGTGCCGCCACGGTGATGGGCCTGCTCGATGAAGCACGCCTGGCACGTCTGCGTGGCTACAAGGTGGCCCAGAAGAGCGGTTCCATGAAGACTGCTTTTGGCCGGTTCAAAGACTTCATCGTGGGGAACTTCTGA
- a CDS encoding cell division protein FtsQ/DivIB, whose amino-acid sequence MNRNHPTAVVPFDVKLMNITATVMFMGCLTACVMAVGWWLMRTPAFNIGRIVVEGELVHNNAVTLRANVAPVLKGNFFTVDLKAAQHAFEQVPWVQEAQVRREYPNGLRVALKEHVAEAFWGAETGTGLVNKAGEVFEANLGELDREGLPRLQGPEGSAPRVLQMYRALEPALKPLDVALDSLTLDARGSWTLVLDNDALVELGGGTTEDILQRVQRFVRTLPQITSQYKRSAAALESADLRYEDGYALRLKGVTTGISAPATAARARR is encoded by the coding sequence ATGAACCGCAACCACCCCACAGCCGTCGTCCCGTTCGACGTCAAGCTCATGAACATCACTGCCACGGTGATGTTCATGGGCTGCTTGACGGCGTGCGTGATGGCCGTGGGGTGGTGGTTGATGCGGACTCCGGCCTTCAATATCGGCCGCATCGTGGTGGAAGGCGAGTTGGTGCATAACAACGCCGTGACGCTGCGTGCCAATGTGGCGCCAGTGCTCAAAGGCAACTTCTTCACGGTGGACCTGAAGGCGGCCCAGCACGCATTCGAGCAAGTGCCCTGGGTGCAGGAGGCGCAGGTGCGCCGCGAGTATCCGAACGGCTTGCGCGTTGCGCTCAAGGAGCATGTGGCCGAGGCCTTCTGGGGGGCTGAGACCGGTACCGGTCTGGTCAACAAGGCCGGTGAAGTGTTTGAAGCCAATCTGGGCGAACTGGACCGCGAAGGTCTGCCGCGTCTGCAAGGCCCCGAGGGCTCGGCACCGCGTGTCCTGCAGATGTATCGAGCGCTGGAGCCGGCCTTGAAGCCGCTCGATGTGGCGCTGGACAGCCTGACTCTGGATGCGCGTGGCAGTTGGACGCTGGTGCTGGACAACGATGCGCTGGTGGAACTGGGCGGCGGCACCACCGAAGACATATTGCAGCGCGTGCAGCGCTTTGTGCGCACGCTGCCTCAGATCACCTCTCAATACAAGCGCTCGGCTGCGGCACTGGAGTCTGCAGACCTGCGTTACGAAGACGGCTATGCCTTGCGACTCAAGGGCGTGACCACTGGAATCTCCGCGCCGGCAACTGCTGCCAGGGCCAGACGATAA
- a CDS encoding D-alanine--D-alanine ligase, translated as MSMFGTNIDVRALGKVAVLMGGRSSEREVSLMSGAGVLAALLSKGVDAHKFDPAEQGLDQLKVQGFDRCFIALHGRYGEDGTVQGALELLDIPYTGSGVMASSIAMDKIMTKRIWRFEGLPTPDWRMVDSAEATRDALQALGAPMIVKPARDGSSIGLTKVMNADECAKAYELAAQYDAEVLCEQFIAGDETTCPVLGTGAKAAALPVIRIVAPEGNYDYQNKYFTDTTQYHCPSGLPAAEEAEIQRIVEKAFRTLGCRGWARADIMIRASDRKPFLLEINTSPGMTGHSLVPMAARASGVSYENLCLGILAMSTLDGEAELP; from the coding sequence ATGAGCATGTTTGGTACAAATATCGACGTGAGGGCGCTGGGCAAGGTCGCCGTGCTTATGGGCGGTCGCTCGTCCGAACGTGAGGTCTCGCTCATGTCCGGCGCTGGTGTGCTGGCCGCATTGCTGTCCAAGGGTGTCGATGCCCACAAGTTCGACCCCGCCGAACAGGGGCTGGACCAGCTCAAGGTGCAAGGCTTTGACCGCTGCTTCATCGCGCTGCATGGCCGCTACGGCGAGGACGGCACGGTGCAGGGCGCGCTGGAGTTGCTGGACATTCCGTATACGGGTTCGGGCGTGATGGCTTCCAGCATCGCCATGGACAAGATCATGACCAAGCGCATCTGGCGCTTTGAAGGCCTGCCCACGCCGGACTGGCGCATGGTCGATTCGGCCGAAGCCACCCGTGACGCGTTGCAGGCCCTGGGCGCTCCCATGATCGTCAAGCCCGCACGCGACGGCTCCAGCATCGGCCTGACCAAGGTGATGAATGCAGACGAATGCGCCAAGGCCTACGAGCTGGCGGCCCAGTACGACGCAGAAGTGCTGTGCGAGCAGTTCATTGCCGGTGACGAGACCACCTGCCCCGTGCTGGGCACGGGAGCCAAGGCCGCTGCGCTGCCGGTGATCCGCATCGTGGCGCCCGAAGGCAACTACGACTACCAGAACAAGTACTTCACAGATACCACGCAGTACCACTGCCCTAGCGGCCTGCCGGCTGCCGAGGAGGCCGAGATCCAGCGCATTGTGGAGAAAGCCTTCCGTACGCTGGGCTGCCGTGGCTGGGCGCGTGCCGACATCATGATTCGCGCCAGCGACCGCAAGCCTTTCTTGCTGGAGATCAATACCTCTCCAGGCATGACGGGGCATTCTCTCGTCCCCATGGCTGCGCGCGCTTCCGGCGTGAGCTACGAAAACCTGTGCCTTGGCATTCTGGCCATGAGCACGCTGGATGGAGAAGCGGAGCTGCCATGA
- the murC gene encoding UDP-N-acetylmuramate--L-alanine ligase, producing MKHAIHHIHFVGIGGAGMSGIAEVLHNLGYAISGSDLADSATLRRLAGLGIKTFVGHAAENVDGSDAVVTSTAVQGDNPEVLAARQKKIPVVPRALMLAELMRFKQGIAIAGAHGKTTTTSLVTSVLAEAGLDPTFVIGGKLNSAGANAKLGQGDYIVVEADESDASFLNLLPVMAVVTNIDADHMETYGHDFGRLKQAFVDFLHRMPFYGRAILCVDSPAVREILPKLARPVTTYGFAEDAQVRAVNVRAEAGRMRFTVRRQNGQSYPDLEVVLSLPGEHNVLNALSAVAVAMELEISDEALLRALEGFKGVGRRFQRYGELPVANGGTFTVIDDYGHHPVEMAATLAAARGAFPGQRLVLAFQPHRYSRTRDCFEDFVKVIGSADSVLLAEVYAAGEAPIVAADGRSLARALRVAGKVEPVFVENIADMPAAIAANAQAGDVLLCMGAGSIGAVPGKLVEMLQKQELAAPAGSAQ from the coding sequence ATGAAACACGCCATTCATCACATTCACTTTGTCGGTATTGGCGGCGCCGGCATGAGCGGTATTGCAGAGGTTCTGCATAACCTGGGTTACGCCATTTCAGGCTCCGATCTGGCTGACAGCGCCACGCTGCGCCGCCTGGCCGGCCTGGGCATCAAGACCTTTGTCGGTCATGCGGCCGAGAACGTTGACGGCAGCGATGCCGTGGTGACATCCACGGCCGTGCAGGGCGACAACCCCGAGGTCCTGGCGGCCCGCCAGAAAAAGATTCCTGTGGTTCCCCGTGCCCTGATGCTGGCCGAGCTGATGCGCTTCAAGCAGGGCATCGCCATTGCCGGCGCGCACGGCAAGACCACCACCACCAGTCTGGTGACCAGCGTGCTGGCCGAGGCCGGTCTGGATCCCACCTTCGTGATCGGCGGCAAGCTCAACAGTGCCGGAGCGAATGCCAAGCTGGGCCAGGGCGACTACATCGTGGTCGAGGCAGACGAGTCCGATGCCTCTTTCCTGAACCTGCTGCCTGTGATGGCCGTCGTCACCAATATCGACGCCGATCACATGGAAACCTACGGCCATGACTTCGGCCGTCTCAAGCAGGCCTTTGTCGATTTCCTGCATCGCATGCCGTTTTACGGGCGTGCCATTCTCTGCGTCGACAGCCCTGCCGTGCGTGAGATCCTGCCCAAGCTGGCGCGCCCGGTCACGACCTACGGCTTTGCCGAAGATGCCCAGGTGCGCGCCGTGAACGTGCGTGCCGAAGCCGGTCGCATGCGCTTTACCGTGCGCCGCCAGAACGGCCAGAGCTACCCCGACCTGGAAGTCGTGCTGAGCCTGCCTGGCGAGCACAACGTGCTCAACGCCCTGTCTGCCGTAGCGGTGGCCATGGAACTCGAAATTTCCGACGAGGCGCTGCTGCGCGCCTTGGAAGGCTTCAAGGGGGTGGGACGGCGCTTCCAGCGCTATGGCGAACTGCCTGTTGCCAATGGCGGCACTTTCACCGTCATCGACGACTACGGCCATCACCCCGTGGAAATGGCTGCCACGCTGGCTGCGGCACGCGGCGCCTTCCCGGGCCAGCGCCTGGTGCTGGCCTTCCAGCCACACCGCTACAGCCGCACACGCGACTGTTTCGAGGACTTCGTGAAAGTCATCGGCAGTGCCGATTCCGTGCTGCTGGCCGAGGTCTATGCCGCAGGCGAGGCCCCCATCGTGGCTGCCGACGGTCGATCCCTGGCTCGCGCTTTGCGTGTGGCCGGCAAGGTCGAGCCTGTATTTGTGGAAAACATTGCCGATATGCCGGCAGCCATCGCTGCCAATGCGCAAGCGGGCGATGTATTGCTGTGCATGGGGGCCGGATCGATTGGCGCCGTGCCTGGGAAATTGGTTGAAATGCTTCAGAAACAAGAGCTGGCTGCGCCCGCAGGGAGCGCGCAATGA
- the murG gene encoding undecaprenyldiphospho-muramoylpentapeptide beta-N-acetylglucosaminyltransferase yields the protein MSLLIKPNKPRTALVMAGGTGGHIFPGLAVAQELRARGWNVHWLGAPGSMESRIVPPQGFALELIEFGGVRGKGLKTLVQLPFKLAKAFAQARAVMKRVRPDVVIGLGGYLTVPGGLMAAASGVPVVLHEQNSVAGMANKVVAKVAKRVFTAFPKVFAKGEWVGNPLRQAFLEQAEPAQRFAGRSGPLKLLVVGGSLGARALNEIVPQALALMPADQRPVVLHQSGTAQIDALRANYQAAGVQAELTPFIDDTAKAFADADLVVCRAGASTVTEIAAVGAAAVYVPFPAAVDDHQTSNARFLVDAGGGWLQPQSTLSAQGLAEMLQNMQRATLLERAELAKKMQKTDATAKVVAACEELAA from the coding sequence ATGAGCCTGCTCATCAAGCCAAACAAGCCGCGCACGGCACTGGTGATGGCCGGTGGTACCGGCGGACATATCTTCCCCGGTCTGGCCGTGGCACAGGAGCTGCGTGCGCGAGGCTGGAATGTGCACTGGCTGGGCGCGCCTGGCTCCATGGAGTCGCGCATCGTGCCGCCCCAGGGCTTTGCGCTGGAGCTGATCGAATTTGGCGGTGTGCGCGGCAAGGGACTCAAGACCCTGGTGCAACTGCCGTTCAAGCTGGCGAAGGCATTCGCGCAGGCGCGAGCCGTGATGAAGCGCGTGCGGCCCGATGTGGTCATCGGCCTGGGCGGTTACCTCACCGTGCCCGGTGGCCTGATGGCTGCGGCTTCGGGGGTGCCCGTGGTGCTGCACGAGCAGAACTCTGTGGCCGGCATGGCCAACAAGGTCGTGGCCAAGGTTGCCAAGCGAGTGTTCACGGCTTTCCCCAAGGTATTTGCCAAGGGCGAATGGGTGGGCAATCCGCTGCGTCAAGCGTTTCTGGAGCAGGCCGAGCCCGCCCAGCGCTTTGCCGGGCGCAGCGGCCCGCTCAAGCTGCTGGTGGTGGGCGGCAGCCTGGGCGCCAGGGCGCTCAACGAGATCGTGCCCCAGGCTCTGGCCCTGATGCCTGCCGATCAGCGCCCCGTGGTGTTGCACCAAAGCGGTACTGCCCAGATCGATGCGCTGCGTGCCAACTATCAGGCTGCCGGCGTGCAGGCCGAGCTGACTCCTTTCATCGACGACACGGCCAAGGCTTTTGCGGATGCCGATCTCGTCGTCTGCCGTGCCGGTGCCAGCACCGTGACCGAGATCGCCGCCGTAGGGGCGGCAGCGGTCTATGTACCCTTCCCGGCTGCGGTGGATGACCACCAGACCAGCAATGCCCGCTTCCTGGTGGATGCCGGTGGCGGTTGGTTACAGCCGCAAAGTACTTTGAGCGCCCAAGGGTTGGCGGAAATGCTACAAAATATGCAGCGTGCGACGCTGTTGGAGCGCGCTGAACTCGCGAAGAAAATGCAAAAGACTGATGCCACCGCGAAGGTGGTCGCCGCTTGTGAGGAGTTGGCAGCATGA
- the ftsW gene encoding putative lipid II flippase FtsW — MTAAFLTSLSSRMRSWFRSAEERPIDVLPVRVGGPLYDRPTRTPASVLGLDQALIWVVIALLSWSLVMVYSASIAMPDNPRFGKIEPYHFLLRHTMSIGMAFVAALLAFQVPMNVWEKVARKLFLISIVLLVAVLIPHVGTVVNGARRWLSLGIMNFQPSELAKFSILIYAADYMVRKMEVKERFFRAVLPMGLAVVVVGVLLLAEPDMGAFMVIVVISMGILFLGGVNARMFFIIALLVVLAFGMIIATSEWRRERIFAYLDPWDEKHALGKGYQLSHALIAIGRGEIFGVGLGRSVEKLHWLPEAHTDFLLAVIGEEFGLVGLLLIAAVFFWLTRRIMLIGRQAIALDRVFAGLVAEGVAIWMGFQAFINMGVNLGALPTKGLTLPLMSFGGSAILMNLIAIAVVLRVDYENKLLMKGGHA; from the coding sequence ATGACAGCCGCCTTCCTGACCAGCCTCTCCAGCCGCATGCGCTCGTGGTTCCGCAGCGCAGAGGAACGGCCCATCGACGTGCTGCCTGTGCGCGTAGGCGGGCCGCTGTACGACCGTCCCACCCGCACTCCGGCCAGCGTACTGGGGCTGGATCAGGCATTGATCTGGGTCGTCATCGCCTTGCTGTCCTGGAGTCTGGTCATGGTGTATTCGGCATCGATTGCGATGCCCGACAACCCGCGCTTCGGCAAGATCGAGCCCTATCACTTTTTGCTGCGTCACACCATGTCGATAGGCATGGCCTTTGTGGCCGCGCTGCTGGCCTTCCAGGTGCCCATGAATGTCTGGGAGAAGGTGGCTCGCAAGCTGTTTCTGATCTCCATCGTGTTGCTGGTGGCGGTGCTGATCCCGCATGTGGGCACGGTGGTCAACGGCGCGCGGCGCTGGCTGTCGCTGGGCATCATGAACTTCCAGCCTTCCGAGCTGGCCAAGTTCTCCATCCTGATCTACGCGGCCGACTACATGGTGCGCAAGATGGAGGTCAAGGAGCGCTTCTTCCGCGCCGTGCTGCCCATGGGCCTGGCTGTGGTCGTGGTGGGCGTGCTGCTGCTGGCCGAGCCAGACATGGGGGCCTTCATGGTGATCGTCGTGATCTCCATGGGCATTCTGTTCCTGGGTGGCGTGAATGCGCGCATGTTCTTCATCATCGCACTGCTGGTGGTGCTGGCCTTCGGCATGATCATCGCCACCTCGGAGTGGCGTCGTGAGCGTATTTTTGCCTACCTCGATCCCTGGGATGAGAAGCATGCGCTGGGCAAGGGCTACCAGCTCTCGCATGCGCTGATTGCCATCGGGCGGGGCGAGATCTTTGGCGTGGGCCTGGGTCGCAGCGTGGAAAAGCTGCACTGGCTGCCTGAGGCGCATACCGACTTTCTGCTGGCCGTGATCGGCGAGGAGTTTGGTCTGGTCGGCCTGCTGCTGATTGCTGCCGTCTTCTTCTGGCTGACCCGCCGCATCATGCTGATCGGCCGTCAGGCCATCGCGCTGGACCGTGTCTTTGCCGGGCTGGTGGCCGAGGGCGTGGCGATCTGGATGGGCTTCCAGGCCTTTATCAACATGGGCGTGAATCTGGGCGCCCTGCCAACCAAAGGCCTGACTCTGCCGTTGATGAGTTTTGGCGGTTCGGCCATTTTGATGAATTTGATTGCGATAGCTGTGGTGCTCCGAGTCGACTACGAAAACAAGCTGCTGATGAAGGGAGGCCACGCATGA